One genomic region from Oncorhynchus clarkii lewisi isolate Uvic-CL-2024 chromosome 21, UVic_Ocla_1.0, whole genome shotgun sequence encodes:
- the LOC139379538 gene encoding amphoterin-induced protein 2-like — translation MCPVVPQPLCVSIDGHLHGFRVTLAFLMSMCLSRMTFTAACPPPCLCASDIVSCSGRNLSTVPPDLPGYVTRLDLSHNVLTALLLDWSDRRLDRLTVLVLSRNAIIHLAPDAFAPTPHLRHLDLSSNGLSWLNASAFHGLGELQVLLLFGNRICQTMAGAFEGLSSLERLYLGGNRLTAFPLELYQRNGALPRLRFLDLSTNMVRQVPVQSLLSLATWQQGGIYLQGNPLVCDCALRAMLEYWERRQYCPLLDFREEYPCSLGQEWLNCSGNPQGGFHGTVEVSYQAEPGDWLMVPCPGISLPFQEEVVVFWVTPGDGSPALGVTDDQSSRLTVLTNGTLEIRGALRGDSGTYSCVAVRGRHRSSNETLEVTVSVGNPSGPGKSGEERSSGGEHFNTAFTTLASCVVSIVLVLLYLYLTPCRCHGGNARGVGGRAMLLCADPREAELTDRRVTGGKRVAFLETGDEHPHKCSAKHPVMDTAATEGILKNGSRALEQVHEEHLV, via the coding sequence ATGTGTCCCGTTGTGCCACAACCACTGTGTGTGTCTATTGACGGGCACTTACATGGCTTTAGGGTTACCTTGGCATTCCTCATGTCCATGTGTCTGTCTCGTATGACGTTCACGGCCGCCTGCCCACCACCCTGCCTGTGTGCCAGCGACATCGTCTCCTGCAGTGGTCGCAATCTGTCAACCGTTCCCCCTGACCTCCCTGGCTATGTCACCCGATTGGACCTCAGCCACAATGTCCTCACTGCTCTGCTCTTGGATTGGTCAGACCGGCGTCTGGACAGGCTGACCGTACTGGTCCTCAGCCGAAATGCCATTATCCATCTGGCACCGGACGCCTTTGCCCCCACCCCTCACCTTCGCCACCTGGACCTCTCGTCCAATGGGCTGTCTTGGCTCAATGCATCTGCCTTCCATGGGCTCGGGGAACTGCAAGTACTGCTTCTGTTTGGAAACCGCATCTGTCAGACCATGGCGGGAGCCTTTGAGGGGCTGAGCAGCCTGGAAAGGCTGTATCTGGGCGGGAACAGACTGACTGCCTTCCCCCTGGAGCTCTACCAGCGAAATGGGGCTCTGCCACGCCTGCGTTTCCTGGATCTGTCGACGAACATGGTGAGGCAGGTGCCTGTGCAGAGCCTACTCTCTCTGGCCACCTGGCAGCAGGGTGGCATCTACTTGCAGGGGAACCCGTTGGTGTGTGACTGTGCCTTGCGCGCCATGCTGGAGTACTGGGAGAGGAGGCAGTACTGTCCCCTACTAGACTTCAGGGAGGAGTATCCATGCAGTCTGGGTCAGGAGTGGCTGAATTGTTCTGGCAACCCTCAGGGTGGGTTCCATGGAACTGTAGAAGTGTCTTACCAGGCAGAGCCTGGCGATTGGCTTATGGTGCCGTGCCCTGGCATTTCTCTCCCCTTCCAGGAAGAGGTGGTGGTGTTCTGGGTGACCCCGGGCGATGGATCCCCGGCACTGGGCGTAACAGACGATCAGAGCAGCCGCCTCACGGTCCTCACCAACGGTACCCTGGAGATCCGAGGGGCTCTCCGTGGGGATTCAGGGACTTACTCATGCGTGGCAGTCCGCGGTCGACACCGGAGCTCCAACGAGACTTTGGAGGTCACCGTCTCCGTAGGTAACCCCAGTGGCCCAGGCAAGAGCGGGGAGGAACGTAGCAGCGGCGGGGAGCATTTTAACACGGCATTTACCACGCTGGCGTCCTGTGTGGTCAGCATCGTCCTGGTGCTCCTCTACCTGTACCTCACTCCCTGCCGTTGCCATGGTGGAAATGCCAGGGGAGTTGGCGGGCGAGCCATGCTCCTCTGTGCAGACCCCAGAGAGGCGGAGCTCACAGACCGAAGGGTCACCGGTGGAAAGAGGGTGGCCTTCCTCGAAACGGGGGACGAGCACCCCCACAAATGCAGTGCCAAGCACCCAGTAATGGACACTGCAGCCACAGAGGGCATATTGAAGAACGGAAGCAGGGCCTTGGAGCAGGTCCACGAAGAACACCTTGTGTAG